One genomic region from Amycolatopsis sp. FBCC-B4732 encodes:
- a CDS encoding tyrosine-type recombinase/integrase has protein sequence MRYKIHMRLSEAQQAFFAARRPRKDSPHTTDAYRRDLAGITTLLVSELGRPAEDLEVAELTGPALRSAFGAFADGHAKSSVLRAWSTWNQFLTFCVADGLLPGNPMGAVARPRTPALTPKPLRGEETPEQLLSAAAAGSRRARDPWPERDVLVIALGLVAGLRAAEMRALTSRSLVGRAGELRLHVKGKGSRDRSIPVQPVLAELIERYRESCRVRFPNVRSSPGSPLLLDRAGEPIGRGALEYLVKSCYRGAGLHDRVPAGANLHALRHTFATRLAEDGATASEIMALLGHASLATSQNYIEATGREQRAAAASNRTYRALDGLGAGS, from the coding sequence GTGCGGTACAAGATCCACATGAGGCTTTCCGAGGCACAGCAAGCCTTCTTCGCCGCCCGCCGGCCGCGCAAGGACTCGCCGCACACCACCGACGCCTACCGGCGGGACCTCGCCGGGATCACCACTCTCCTGGTTTCGGAGCTCGGCCGCCCCGCCGAGGACCTGGAGGTGGCCGAGCTGACCGGACCGGCGCTGCGGTCGGCGTTCGGCGCGTTCGCGGACGGGCACGCGAAGAGCTCGGTGCTGCGGGCGTGGTCGACGTGGAACCAGTTCCTGACGTTCTGCGTGGCCGACGGCTTGCTGCCGGGCAACCCGATGGGTGCGGTGGCGCGGCCGCGGACGCCGGCGTTGACGCCGAAGCCGTTGCGGGGTGAGGAAACCCCGGAGCAGCTGCTGTCGGCGGCCGCCGCCGGGTCGCGGCGCGCGCGGGATCCGTGGCCGGAGCGGGACGTGCTGGTGATCGCGCTGGGGCTGGTGGCGGGGTTGCGGGCGGCGGAGATGCGGGCGCTGACGTCGCGGTCGCTGGTGGGGCGTGCGGGTGAGCTGCGGTTGCACGTGAAGGGCAAGGGCAGCCGGGATCGGTCGATCCCGGTGCAGCCGGTGCTGGCGGAGCTGATCGAGCGGTACCGGGAGTCGTGCCGGGTGCGGTTCCCGAACGTGCGGTCCTCCCCTGGTTCGCCGTTGCTGCTGGACCGGGCGGGTGAGCCGATCGGGCGGGGTGCGCTGGAGTACCTGGTGAAGTCGTGTTACCGGGGTGCGGGGTTGCACGACCGGGTGCCGGCGGGGGCGAACTTGCACGCGTTGCGGCACACGTTCGCGACGCGGTTGGCAGAGGACGGGGCGACGGCGTCGGAGATCATGGCGTTGCTGGGGCACGCGAGCTTGGCGACGAGCCAGAACTACATCGAGGCGACGGGTCGTGAGCAGCGTGCGGCGGCGGCGAGCAACCGGACGTACCGGGCCCTGGACGGGTTGGGCGCGGGGTCGTGA